Proteins encoded by one window of Quadrisphaera setariae:
- a CDS encoding DUF2469 domain-containing protein, with amino-acid sequence MSAEDLEDYETEMELALYREYRDVVGLFSYVVETERRFYLANSVDLRPRTTDGEVWFELVLSDAWVWDVYRSARFVKTVRVVTFKDVNVEELSKSDLEVPKPEGFTG; translated from the coding sequence ATGAGCGCTGAGGACCTCGAGGACTACGAGACCGAGATGGAGCTCGCGCTCTACCGCGAGTACCGCGACGTCGTCGGCCTGTTCTCCTACGTGGTGGAGACCGAGCGCCGGTTCTACCTGGCCAACTCCGTCGACCTGCGACCCCGCACCACCGACGGCGAGGTGTGGTTCGAGCTGGTGCTCTCCGACGCCTGGGTGTGGGACGTCTACCGCTCGGCTCGGTTCGTCAAGACGGTCCGCGTGGTGACGTTCAAGGACGTCAACGTCGAGGAGCTGTCCAAGAGCGACCTCGAGGTGCCCAAGCCCGAGGGCTTCACCGGCTGA
- a CDS encoding YraN family protein, giving the protein MDGRGTAQVPGAVGALTRREVGAHGERVAEAHLVAAGAEVLDRNWRCRWGELDLVVRDGDALVGVEVRTRRTTAAGTPLESVTPLKVARLRRLLGLWCADHPARARAGRLRLDVVGVLLDAGGRASVQHVRGVEGA; this is encoded by the coding sequence GTGGACGGTCGCGGGACCGCGCAGGTGCCCGGCGCAGTGGGGGCGCTCACGCGCCGGGAGGTCGGTGCGCACGGCGAGCGGGTGGCTGAGGCGCACCTGGTCGCCGCGGGGGCGGAGGTGCTCGACAGGAACTGGCGCTGCCGCTGGGGCGAGCTCGACCTCGTGGTCCGCGACGGCGACGCCCTCGTGGGTGTGGAGGTGCGCACCCGCCGCACCACCGCCGCGGGCACCCCGCTGGAGTCAGTGACACCGCTCAAGGTGGCGCGCCTGCGCCGGCTGCTCGGGCTGTGGTGCGCCGACCACCCCGCCCGCGCCCGCGCCGGGAGGCTGCGCCTCGACGTGGTCGGCGTGCTCCTGGACGCCGGGGGCCGGGCCAGCGTGCAGCACGTGCGCGGCGTGGAGGGCGCGTGA